A region from the Chanodichthys erythropterus isolate Z2021 chromosome 5, ASM2448905v1, whole genome shotgun sequence genome encodes:
- the sertad2b gene encoding SERTA domain-containing protein 2b — MLGKGAKRKLDEDEEGLEGKALAAGPGAMVDGLSKVSYTLQRQTIFNMSLMKLYNHRALTEPSLEKRVLINNMLRRIQDELKQEGNLRPLFFPPSPPPDDPVDEGFREAQPAFSVLSMVAPPLSQSTALSAPVLTSPSSGLSNPAPLEACLTPASLLEEDSVTLCTSPSPLAPPPPPPPPPTLPRLPSPVARDSFSSALDEIEELCPSPLPTATSAPGATSHSSLTVTLQMPLCLPSLNSGALDSKDCSKPCSPKLEGLVPLPEESSAAPSAPETLPPNSLDMSTSPSASSSGFLTDLALDDILFADIDTSMYDFDPCTSSSGAAPSKLAPMVTADELLKTLSPYSGAAPAVSSNQPFKMDLTELDHIMEVLVGS; from the coding sequence ATGTTGGGTAAAGGGGCAAAGCGGAAACTAGATGAGGATGAAGAGGGGCTGGAAGGCAAAGCGTTGGCGGCAGGGCCCGGAGCGATGGTCGACGGGCTCTCAAAGGTCTCCTACACGCTGCAGAGGCAGACCATCTTCAACATGTCTCTGATGAAGCTGTACAACCACCGGGCGCTCACTGAGCCCAGCTTGGAAAAACGCGTGCTCATCAACAACATGCTGAGGCGCATCCAGGACGAGCTGAAGCAGGAAGGCAACCTGCGGCCTCTCTTCTTCCCTCCTTCCCCTCCACCCGACGACCCCGTGGATGAGGGTTTCCGTGAGGCGCAGCCTGCCTTTAGCGTGTTGTCCATGGTGGCACCGCCGCTGTCCCAATCCACAGCACTCTCCGCTCCAGTCCTTACATCGCCTTCGTCAGGGCTGTCAAACCCAGCGCCTCTGGAGGCCTGTCTCACCCCAGCTTCACTTTTAGAGGAGGACAGTGTCACGCTTTGCACATCACCCTCTCCGCttgctcctcctcctcctcctccgccgCCGCCAACCCTGCCCAGACTCCCTTCACCTGTGGCCAGAGACAGTTTTTCTTCTGCCCTGGATGAAATTGAGGAACTCTGTCCTTCGCCCTTACCTACAGCTACATCAGCGCCCGGTGCTACCTCCCACTCGTCCCTTACAGTGACCCTCCAAATGCCGTTGTGTCTCCCCAGCTTAAACTCAGGGGCCTTGGACTCCAAAGACTGCAGTAAGCCTTGCAGCCCAAAGCTTGAAGGGCTGGTCCCGCTGCCCGAGGAAAGCTCGGCAGCCCCCAGTGCACCAGAAACTCTTCCTCCTAACAGCCTGGACATGAGCACCTCACCCTCCGCCTCGTCCTCGGGCTTTCTGACAGACCTGGCCCTGGACGACATTCTCTTTGCAGACATTGACACCTCCATGTACGACTTTGATCCCTGCACCTCATCCTCAGGTGCCGCTCCCTCAAAACTGGCGCCCATGGTGACGGCGGACGAGCTTCTCAAGACTCTTTCACCCTACAGCGGTGCTGCTCCTGCTGTCAGCTCAAACCAACCTTTCAAAATGGACCTCACTGAACTGGACCATATTATGGAGGTGCTTGTAGGATCATGA
- the lgalslb gene encoding lectin, galactoside-binding-like b yields the protein MAVASMEKDAINTEDDLHLNNSFGDAGLISPDKEDISRILTVPFSGRIRGGMRPGKKIIIMGIIDPEPDSFDISLNCGHSEEKDDEELTDVALKLSARFTERQFLRNARVSGKWSEEEAPISYFPFIPDQPFRIEIHCEHQRFRIFVDGHQLFDFYHKVKSLLAINMIRIVGSLQITKLG from the exons ATGGCGGTGGCGAGCATGGAAAAGGACGCGATA AACACCGAAGATGATCTTCACCTTAATAATTCATTTGGAGATGCTGGGCTTATCTCCCCTGATAAAGAAGACATCTCTCGTATTCTG ACAGTTCCTTTCAGTGGACGGATTAGAGGTGGGATGAGGCCTGGGAAGAAGATCATTATAATGGGCATCATTGATCCAGAGCCAGACAG CTTTGACATCAGTTTGAACTGTGGCCACAGTGAGGAGAAAGATGATGAAGAGCTCACTGATGTGGCCCTTAAACTCAGTGCAAGATTCACTGAAAGGCAGTTCCTGAGGAATGCACGAGTCTCTGGGAAATGGAGTGAGGAGGAGGCACCTATATCTTACTTCCCCTTCATCCCGGACCAGCCTTTcagg ATTGAGATCCATTGCGAACACCAGCGTTTTAGGATCTTTGTGGATGGACACCAGCTGTTTGACTTTTATCACAAAGTAAAGTCTTTGCTGGCCATTAATATGATCCGGATAGTTGGGAGTCTTCAGATCACCAAGCTGGGCTAA